A window of the Streptomyces sp. NBC_00250 genome harbors these coding sequences:
- a CDS encoding class I adenylate-forming enzyme family protein, protein METPGPESRLTAPGAPFEVSDGVYASGPRTLREFVEVVWGYGDQVFLVSEDGGRTTYREFFDAACGLARRLVGEYGLRPGDRAVVAMRNHPEWQVAFWAAQLAGLVAVPLNAWWTEGEFTYALDDCAPGVLLVDGERVGRVREWAARNRVPGIVFHPETETETETETETGEGFEAYVPDTDPYLGPPVVDVLPEHDATIIYTSGTTGRPKGAVATHLAQAGAAMNPRYFAAAAALARGDVPGTGPVPVSLTTFPFFHVAAFTSFYGVMAAGGTLVTMRKWDAGRALELIREHRVTHYAGVPTTALQLLDLARATGDGLESLALLSTGGAAAPPGIVDGITAGYGERLEPRNGYGLTETSGGVLSNVGAEYRAHPGSVGRPSPTTEVRIDRPDAEGVGELWLRGQALVRGYWRDEEATRAAFSEDGWFRTGDLARVDADGRVSIVDRLTDMVVRGGENVYCVEVEGVLQQHPDVVDAAVLGVPHPLLGEEVAAVVRLRPGAAVALDELRAHVGARLAAFKVPAHVLVREEELPRNPTGKILKRELRGGLFGGG, encoded by the coding sequence ATGGAAACGCCCGGCCCGGAATCCCGGCTGACCGCGCCCGGCGCTCCCTTCGAGGTGAGCGACGGGGTGTACGCGTCGGGGCCGCGGACCCTGCGGGAGTTCGTCGAGGTCGTCTGGGGATACGGGGATCAGGTGTTCCTCGTCTCCGAGGACGGCGGGCGGACGACGTACCGCGAGTTCTTCGACGCCGCCTGCGGGCTCGCCCGGCGACTCGTCGGGGAGTACGGGCTGCGGCCGGGGGACCGGGCCGTGGTGGCCATGCGGAACCATCCCGAGTGGCAGGTCGCCTTCTGGGCCGCCCAGCTCGCCGGGCTCGTCGCCGTACCCCTCAACGCCTGGTGGACCGAGGGCGAGTTCACGTACGCCCTGGACGACTGCGCTCCCGGCGTGCTGCTCGTGGACGGGGAGCGGGTCGGGCGGGTGCGGGAGTGGGCCGCCCGGAACCGCGTGCCCGGGATCGTCTTCCACCCGGAGACGGAGACGGAGACGGAGACGGAGACGGAGACGGGGGAGGGCTTCGAGGCGTACGTCCCCGACACCGATCCGTACCTCGGGCCGCCCGTCGTCGACGTCCTGCCCGAGCACGACGCCACGATCATCTACACCTCCGGCACCACCGGGCGGCCCAAGGGCGCCGTCGCCACCCATCTCGCCCAGGCCGGGGCCGCGATGAATCCGCGGTACTTCGCCGCGGCGGCGGCCCTCGCGCGCGGGGACGTGCCCGGGACGGGGCCCGTGCCCGTGTCGCTGACGACCTTCCCCTTCTTCCACGTGGCCGCCTTCACCTCCTTCTACGGGGTGATGGCGGCCGGCGGGACCCTGGTGACGATGCGGAAGTGGGACGCCGGCCGGGCCCTCGAACTGATCCGGGAGCACCGCGTCACCCACTACGCGGGCGTCCCCACCACCGCCCTCCAACTGCTCGACCTCGCCCGCGCCACCGGCGACGGGCTCGAAAGCCTCGCCCTGCTGAGCACCGGGGGCGCCGCCGCCCCGCCCGGCATCGTCGACGGCATCACCGCCGGGTACGGGGAGCGGCTCGAACCCCGCAACGGCTACGGGCTGACCGAGACCAGCGGCGGGGTCCTGTCCAACGTCGGTGCCGAGTACCGCGCCCACCCCGGGAGCGTCGGCAGGCCCTCGCCCACCACCGAGGTGCGGATCGACCGGCCGGACGCCGAGGGCGTCGGCGAGCTGTGGCTGCGCGGGCAGGCCCTGGTCCGCGGCTACTGGCGCGACGAGGAGGCGACCCGCGCCGCGTTCTCCGAGGACGGGTGGTTCCGGACCGGGGACCTCGCGCGCGTGGACGCGGACGGGCGGGTCAGCATCGTCGACCGGCTCACCGACATGGTCGTCCGGGGCGGCGAGAACGTGTACTGCGTCGAGGTCGAGGGTGTGCTGCAGCAGCACCCGGACGTCGTCGACGCCGCCGTCCTCGGTGTGCCGCACCCGCTCCTGGGCGAGGAGGTCGCGGCCGTCGTCCGGCTGCGGCCCGGCGCCGCCGTCGCCCTCGACGAGCTGCGCGCGCACGTGGGCGCGCGGCTCGCCGCCTTCAAGGTGCCCGCCCATGTCCTCGTACGCGAGGAGGAACTGCCCCGGAACCCGACCGGGAAGATCCTCAAGCGGGAGCTGCGGGGCGGCCTGTTCGGCGGCGGGTGA
- a CDS encoding M6 family metalloprotease domain-containing protein, whose amino-acid sequence MQHPRRRIRRPVALAATTALSLTLLASASTTLPGPAPASAGPVAAAPAGAQLGPCRIATTMGVQMSEGLPTAPGYVRSTGQVRALNLMVDFPDAPGDGAAMGRFREFFPQTADWFRTSSYGRLHYQAEAPIPDWLRMPKAFSAYGIERGSPYEPGYRTLVEDIVKTADPKVDFSAYDLVNVLVTPNAGPSALDTVLSVTFSGNDDAPYADGVPLANTSFVYSRQDDGSGSFAETGYRVLPHENGHVFGLPDLYTSDGGGTVGHWDIMSEDWGANNDLLGWHKWKLGWLDNDQVGCASGPGTGDYTLTPLAVAGGPKLAFVPLSDTSGYAVEVRSKDGNDEAVCEQGVLVYRVESDVDTGHGPVTVSDSEHASGGCTRRANVHAELSDAPYRPGETFTDRANGIRISVLEEDESGTYRVRITRR is encoded by the coding sequence ATGCAGCACCCCCGCCGACGGATACGCAGACCCGTCGCCCTGGCCGCGACCACGGCGCTCTCCCTCACGCTGCTCGCCTCCGCGAGCACCACGCTCCCCGGGCCGGCCCCGGCCTCGGCCGGCCCCGTGGCCGCCGCGCCCGCCGGCGCCCAGCTGGGGCCCTGCCGGATCGCCACCACGATGGGCGTACAGATGTCGGAGGGGCTGCCCACGGCCCCCGGGTACGTGCGGTCCACGGGCCAGGTCAGGGCGCTGAACCTGATGGTCGACTTCCCCGACGCCCCCGGGGACGGCGCGGCGATGGGCCGCTTCCGCGAGTTCTTCCCGCAGACCGCCGACTGGTTCCGCACCAGCTCGTACGGGCGGCTGCACTACCAGGCCGAGGCCCCGATACCCGACTGGCTGCGGATGCCCAAGGCGTTCTCGGCGTACGGGATCGAGCGCGGCTCACCGTACGAACCCGGATACCGCACCCTCGTCGAGGACATCGTGAAGACGGCCGACCCGAAGGTGGACTTCAGCGCGTACGACCTGGTCAACGTCCTGGTCACGCCGAACGCCGGGCCCTCCGCCCTGGACACCGTCCTCTCCGTGACCTTCTCCGGAAACGACGACGCTCCGTACGCGGACGGCGTGCCCCTCGCCAACACGTCCTTCGTCTACAGCCGCCAGGACGACGGCTCCGGCAGCTTCGCCGAGACCGGCTACCGGGTCCTGCCGCACGAGAACGGCCATGTCTTCGGGCTGCCCGACCTGTACACCTCGGACGGCGGCGGGACCGTCGGACACTGGGACATCATGTCCGAGGACTGGGGCGCCAACAACGACCTGCTCGGCTGGCACAAGTGGAAGCTGGGCTGGCTCGACAACGACCAGGTCGGCTGCGCGTCCGGCCCCGGCACCGGCGACTACACCCTCACCCCGCTCGCGGTCGCGGGCGGCCCCAAGCTCGCGTTCGTCCCGCTCTCCGACACCTCCGGGTACGCGGTCGAGGTCCGCAGCAAGGACGGCAACGACGAGGCGGTCTGCGAACAGGGCGTCCTGGTCTACCGGGTGGAGTCCGACGTGGACACCGGCCACGGCCCGGTGACCGTCTCCGACAGCGAGCACGCGAGCGGCGGCTGCACCCGGCGCGCGAACGTCCACGCGGAGCTGTCGGACGCGCCGTACCGCCCTGGCGAGACGTTCACGGACCGCGCCAACGGCATAAGGATCAGCGTGCTGGAGGAGGACGAGAGCGGCACGTACCGGGTCCGGATCACCCGCCGCTGA
- a CDS encoding TetR/AcrR family transcriptional regulator, which produces MTSTVTDSASARRVPRPRADALRNRERIVTAAREMFVEFGSQVPYDEIARRAGVGNATLYRNFPERTDLVHEVVLSLMARVTEVAERAAEEESDTFAALRRFTLGAADERVGALCPMLDGAFDKDHPDLVAERDRLEEAVQGLVERAQRAGRLRTDVGVGDLMVALSQLTRPLPGSGCASFDQFVRRHLLLFLDGLEAPARSELPGKAATLEDLRRDSCS; this is translated from the coding sequence GTGACCAGCACCGTCACCGATTCCGCGTCCGCCCGCCGCGTACCCCGCCCGCGTGCGGACGCCCTGCGCAACCGCGAGCGGATCGTGACGGCGGCCCGCGAGATGTTCGTCGAGTTCGGGTCCCAGGTGCCCTACGACGAGATCGCGCGCCGGGCCGGCGTCGGGAACGCCACGCTCTACCGGAACTTCCCCGAGCGCACCGACCTCGTCCACGAGGTCGTCCTCTCGCTCATGGCCCGCGTCACCGAGGTCGCCGAACGGGCCGCCGAGGAGGAGAGCGACACGTTCGCCGCGCTCCGCCGGTTCACCCTCGGCGCCGCCGACGAGCGCGTCGGTGCCCTGTGCCCGATGCTCGACGGCGCCTTCGACAAGGACCACCCCGACCTGGTCGCCGAGCGCGACCGCCTGGAGGAGGCCGTCCAGGGCCTCGTGGAGCGGGCGCAGCGGGCCGGCCGACTGCGCACCGACGTGGGCGTCGGGGACCTGATGGTGGCGCTCTCCCAGCTGACCCGACCGCTGCCCGGCTCGGGCTGCGCGTCCTTCGACCAGTTCGTCCGCCGTCACCTGCTGCTGTTCCTCGACGGCCTGGAGGCGCCCGCGCGCTCCGAGCTGCCCGGGAAGGCCGCGACCCTGGAGGACCTGCGACGCGACTCCTGCTCGTGA